DNA from Daucus carota subsp. sativus chromosome 1, DH1 v3.0, whole genome shotgun sequence:
TGGATTGATCACAATGATTGAAGATAATTCTGAGAAAGACAGTAGTACTGAGACTGGGGAAACTTGCTCAACCCCTGTGCGTATGATAGAAAACAGAGGCGCTGACATGTCTGTAGAGAGGTCTGCTGCAACACCTGCGAGTAAACCTCGGAAATACAGGGGATTAGACGAGTTGTATAGTGAGACTGAAGTCATAGAAATGTTGGATGAACTTATGTTGTTAAAGGTCGAGGAACCAATGAACTATCAAGAAGCTAGCATGAAGAAGGAATGGAAGGACGCCATGAACATGGAGATGGAAACTATCGAAAAGAATAACACCTGGGTGCTTATGGATCTTCCACCTGGGCACAAACCTATAGGACTAAAGTGGGTATTTAAATTGAAGAAGGATTCGGAAGGCAACGTGGTGAAGCACAAGGCTCGACTTGTCGCGAAGGGTTATGTGCAGCGAAAGGGAATTGACTACAACGAAGTGTTTGCACCTGTGGCTCGACTTGAAACAATACGTTTGTTGCTGGCATTATCTGCAAAAGAAGGTTGGGAGGTGCACCACTTGGACGTAAAATCAGCATTTCTAAATGGAGAACTACTTGAAGAAGTGTATGTTatgcaaccagagggattcgaGAAAAAGGGAGAGGAACGAAAGGTGTATAGGTTATTGAAGGCACTTTACGGGTTACGTCAAGCACCGAGGGCCTGGAACGCAAGGTTGGACAAATGCTTGAGAGACTTGGGATTTAGGAAGTGCCAACATGAGCAGGCTGTTTATACAAAGTGCCAGAATGGGAATGTTGTGATCATAGGTGTGTATGTAGACGACCTTTTGGTTGCAGGATCGGATCAAGAGGAGATCGAGTTATTTAAGAAGAAAATGAACGAGCAGTTTGAAATGAATAATCTGGGTCTACTGTCATATTATCTTGGAATCGAAGTTCATCAAGGAAAAGCATGCACAACACTGAAACAGTCTGCTTATGCTAAAAAAATCTTAGAAAATGCGGGAATGTGGAAGTGTAACTTAACCAGGAGTCCAATGGATCAGAAATTACAGTTAGATAAAGATGAAGACGGACAACCAGTGAATTCGACTGAGTACAGGAGTGTTGTTGGCAGCCTGAGATATTTAACTCACACGCGACCGGATATAACATTTGCAGTTGGGGTTGTTAGTAGATTCATGGAGAGACCCACTGTCAAACATCAACAAGCAGTAAAGCAAATTCTGAGGTATGTAAAGGGTACTGTGAACCACGGGTTGGCATATGCAAGGAATGGAACCAAGAAAGTTATAACCGGTTACACAGACAGTGATCTAGCAGGTGACGTGGTTGATCGGCGCAGTACGGGCGGCATGTGTTTTTACTTGAATGGGAGCTTGATCTCATGGGCTTCACAAAAACAGAGGGTCATTGCACTTTCTTCATGCGAAGCGGAGTACATGGCTGCAACTACAGCAGCCTGTCAGAGTATTTGGCTTCGTGGGCTGCTGGGAGAGATTTCTGGGCAACAAGTAGGAGCAGTGGTGTTGTGTATTGATAATAAATCTGCGATTGAGCTGATGAAGAACCCTGTGCTGCACGGAAGGAGTAAGCACATAGATGTTCGTTTTCACTTCATTCGTGAGTGCATCGAGCGAGGAGAACTAGTGATTAAATATGTGGGCACGCAGGAGCAGAGGGCAGACATTTTAACTAAGGCACTGGGAAGAGTTAAGTTTGAAGAGATGAAGGCGTTGATTGGGGTTGAAAATCTTGCTGAATAAAAGTCTGAGCGTATAGCAGCAGATAACATGTTTAGATTAGGAGGGAATGTGTTGGTTTTATTTAATCTAaacatgatattttaaataaaattgtagCTGTTGGAGCTATATTCTAGTGATAGAGACAGTAGCTTAGTAGTAGGAAATAGATAAAGATATTAGAATTGAGATAGAAGTTGGGAACTGATAGTAGAGTTGTGTTAGGAGTTTAATTTCTCTAGCTTGTACTGCACTATATATTTTCACGTCTGCtgcttgaattaataagaaGTTTTCTTTGCTTATTTCCATTTCTTATATCAGCTGTGTGTGTAAATCGTGAGTAGATTCTATAACATATTGGCAATTATTTCACACATTCCATATTAGCCAAACCAGATAGGTGATGTTGGCGAATTGGAAATTATTTAGTACATGATGATGGTCAGATGCATGTTTAGCAGATAACTGGGGCAATGACAGCACCAATGACAGTAAGGCCAGTCTTCCAGGTGGTTCCATCACATCCATTCATCGAGAACTTGACAGTATTCTCACAGCCACAGGCGGCTGTGTCGCAGAATTCACCAACCCTAAGTCCCACCAAAGTATTCTTTGGCATGGTCTCCAAATATTCCTTGTGCTCTTCAGTAGTGCCGTTGGGACAAGTCAGCTTAAGGGTCACTGGACCGTTCATGCAGAGATTGTCGCTAAGCTCCACAACAAAATACACTCCGTAATTCACTCCCTTGATGAGGTTGATGGCACTGTACTTTCCGTCGATTTCTAGCCAGCATACTTCAATTAGTTCAGCAACCTCCAGAGCCTCGCAGCTGTGTGTACAAAAGTCCAAAATACCAAATATTATGTACAATTTATCTCAATCGATCTTTGGTCTCGGTAAAATGCAAGTCAATGTCCAGTCATTAAATTCCAACATGTGCTATACATACCTGATCATTGGGTAGGTCTTAAAAACCCATTTCCAGTAGCGGCTGTCTGAACCCCAAACGATTGAGAGTTCCTTTGCAGTGATAACCGCAGCGCAGGACTGGACCATTTAATTAACATTAACGGAGATATTTCCCAATCAAAatatatcatacaaaatttatatggcTAATTAGACTATAAGAACAAGCCACACGCGGGCATACTATAGTCTATATGCATGGTGCATGACAATAATACtattgcagaattaaaatttcattagcttaattatataaaaaagtacCGAATATTAACAACGAATATAACTTACACTCTTGTCTTTCACAGCCTGGACACCTTGAGTCCACAATGACACGATGTCATCTCGCTTCACTTGAGCCATCTTCCTTGCAAGTAAAGAGACTAAGAAATCCTTGTGTAATTCTTGTGCTGTTGATGCCAATTCTATTTTCCTTGAGCTGTATTTATAGCAAATAAGTAGTCACTTTTGTACCAGAATTTACCCACTAGAAAATTCTCAAGATCTGGcagtattaattaattaattaacttgtATTTACTGTCCAGGCTGTAGAGAGTTTCACAGGATGTATTTGTGAAGAATTGAAGTAGCTAGCTAGCCTCCTAACTGGGCGGTGTCCATAAAATCGGTGCACGATAAACTTAAAGTCGCTATATATATCACAGTAAATTTCCCTTAAGTTCTTTAGGTACAACCGTTGTAAATTCATCTGCTATATATGATCACTACACAAATTGAATGTCAGAGTCTTTATGGGTACTACTGATAATAATGGAATTTGATGCAGTACTGAACATGATAATGAATTTGCCCTTCTCTACCAGTTCTTTGTTAATCTAGGTCGGAAACAGATTTACAGTGGAAATACACTGATGAAAAAGGAGAGGTATACACTACAACAAACTAGGCCATTTACGACGGACAGTGCGTCGTAAGATAAAATTTATCCAGAGATCTGGGCCCACAACATACTTGCGACGGAAAATTCCGTCGTAAACTCTTCAACTTACGACGGTTTTGGTACTTACGACGTATGTTGGGAATTGTGACGTATTTTGCAACTTTTGACTTGAGCAAAAACGACGGAAAAAGTCCGTCGTAAAGTAGGAACTTACGACAGACTTGCGCCTTAACTTCCGTCGTAAAAACCCTATTTTGTTGTAGTGTTTATATATCGCCCAAGATATATTTTCTTCTTGATTGCTAGATATAATTTCGatgctattttatttttaataagttaAGGTGGTGACTGATAAATCcaattaacaaaatattttgGGTCCAGTTCTTGTATGTGTATTGAGTGATAGATCTGGCGATTAGGTTTTGCTATTTGATATTAATAATGGTTGAGATATctgaaataaaacaaattttattgttGTATTGTTTATTATTTGCACCCAGTGAAACCTAATCTGCAgtcaattaatatttttagatgggTTCAACGGAGTAGATAGAATTAGAATCTAGAATTTAGGAATTGTCGGTCATTCATAACTTAGTGAAACTTAGTATTTCCAATCATATTTAGTCGGTCATTGGCTTAATATCATCATGATTTCGATCTTCGGACATTAAAGATCTAATATGTATAGTTTAGGATGTCATGCATGTCTCTAGCTAGGTTAGACGATAAATTAActttaactttttatatattaagataCCAACATATTGGCAATTATTTCACACATTCCATATTAGCCAAACCAGATAGGTGATGTTGGCGAATTGGAAATTATTTAGTACATGATGATGGTCAGATGCATGTTTAGCAGATAACTGGGGCAATGACAGCACCAATGACAGTAAGGCCAGTCTTCCAGGTGGTTCCATCACATCCATTCATCGAGAACTTGACAGTATTCTCACAGCCACAGGCGGCTGTGTTGCAGAATTCACCAACCCTAAGTCCCACCAAAGTATTCTTTGGCATGGTCTCCAAATATTCCTTGTGCTCTTCAGTAGTGCCGTTGGGACAAGTCAGCTTAAGGGTCACTGGACCGTTCATGCAGAGATTGTCGCTAAGCTCCACAACAAAATACACTCCGTAATTCACTCCCTTGATGAGGTTGATGGCACTGTACTTTCCGTCGATCTCTAGCCAGCATACTTTAATTAGTTGAGCAACCTCCAGAGCCTTGCAACTGTGTGTACAAAAGTCCAAAATACCAAATATTATGTACAATTTATCTCAATCTTTGGTCTCGGTAAATGCAAGTCAATGTCCAGTTATTAAATTCCAACATGTGCTATACATACCTGATTGGGTATTTCTTAGAAACCCATTTCCAGTAGCGGCTGTCTGAACCCCAGACTATCGAGAGTTCCTTTGCAGTGATAATTGCAGCGCAGGACTATTAACGGAGATATTTCCGAATCAAAATATATCGTACAAAATTTATATGGCTAATTAGACTATAATTAAGAACAAGTCACAGGCAGGCATACTGGTGTGTGCATGGTACAGTGCATGACACTAATACTATTGCagaattataatttcattagCTTATATAAAAATGTACTGAATATTAACAACCAAAATAACTTACACTCTTGTCTTTCACAGCCTGGACACCTTGAGTCCACAACGACACGATGTCATCACGCTGCACTTGAGCCATCTTCCTTGCTAGCTGAGAATAAGAAGTTGTTGTGTAATTCTTGTGCTGAGGATGCCAATCCTCACTTCCTTGAGCTGTATTTATAGCGTTTCAGACGGTCCTATTTGTCCACTTATTGATAGTTACACTTAACCTTATCTACGGTATATAGGATGCTCTGTCCCGCTATTCTTTCTTCTTATAAAATAAGTGGAGCTTGGATAAGAGATTCATCAATTTTTATGCCAATATTTGTGCGGTACAAGCCTCAGAGGAATCTCGTAACTTTCTGTTTTGATTGAAATACTCATATAACGACGAAAGTGTG
Protein-coding regions in this window:
- the LOC108199724 gene encoding protein PHLOEM PROTEIN 2-LIKE A1-like, coding for MAQVQRDDIVSLWTQGVQAVKDKSSCAAIITAKELSIVWGSDSRYWKWVSKKYPISCKALEVAQLIKVCWLEIDGKYSAINLIKGVNYGVYFVVELSDNLCMNGPVTLKLTCPNGTTEEHKEYLETMPKNTLVGLRVGEFCNTAACGCENTVKFSMNGCDGTTWKTGLTVIGAVIAPVIC
- the LOC135149910 gene encoding protein PHLOEM PROTEIN 2-LIKE A1-like → MAQVKRDDIVSLWTQGVQAVKDKSSCAAVITAKELSIVWGSDSRYWKWVFKTYPMISCEALEVAELIEVCWLEIDGKYSAINLIKGVNYGVYFVVELSDNLCMNGPVTLKLTCPNGTTEEHKEYLETMPKNTLVGLRVGEFCDTAACGCENTVKFSMNGCDGTTWKTGLTVIGAVIAPVIC